One genomic segment of Candidatus Woesearchaeota archaeon includes these proteins:
- a CDS encoding V-type ATP synthase subunit A yields the protein MKSKAKITKISGPVIQATGLTDAKINDVVLVGNEGLLAEIIEIVGDTATIQVYEETDGLKPGEPVVNTQKPLSVALAPGLLTSVFDGVQRPLESIKEQSGTFITRGINVEALDTKKKWDFKAVAKKGDEVKPGDILGEVQETSIITHKIMVPPGVSGKITSIESGKKTITQDIAVIGKTPVQMLQYWPVKRPRPYLHKEELSEPLITGQRIYDIFFPSAKGGQCAIPGPFGSGKTVTQQAIAKWCDAQIIVYIGCGERGNEMTEVLREFPHLQDPKTGKPLMDRTVLVANTSNMPVAAREASIYTGMTIAEYYRDMGYDVALMADSTSRWAEAMREISGRLEEMPGEEGYPAYLATKLAQFYERAGKVKTLNEKQGSITVIGAVSPAGGDFSEPVTQNTLKIAKVFWALDAKLAAKRHYWAINWLQSYSLYTDETDKWYDTHIGEKWSDYRKLLMSLLQQESSLLEIAQLVGKDSLPEQEQFILLTTRLIREDILQQNAFNEVDMYCDPKKQYEMMKNIAAFFEEGKLTIAQGKKSIQEIEQMDIVEKIGRMKYEDISKVRQLYEEISEALK from the coding sequence ACGATGTCGTACTTGTAGGTAACGAAGGATTACTTGCTGAAATAATTGAAATCGTAGGCGATACAGCAACCATTCAAGTTTATGAAGAAACAGATGGTTTGAAGCCGGGCGAACCCGTTGTAAACACACAAAAACCTCTTAGTGTTGCTCTTGCTCCAGGTCTACTCACAAGCGTTTTTGACGGTGTTCAAAGACCTCTTGAATCCATAAAAGAACAATCAGGAACCTTCATCACCCGAGGAATAAACGTTGAGGCACTCGATACCAAAAAGAAATGGGATTTTAAAGCAGTAGCGAAAAAAGGCGATGAAGTTAAACCAGGAGATATACTTGGAGAAGTTCAAGAAACAAGCATCATCACACACAAAATAATGGTTCCACCAGGAGTGAGTGGAAAAATTACGAGCATTGAAAGTGGTAAAAAAACAATCACACAAGATATTGCAGTCATAGGAAAAACCCCTGTTCAAATGCTCCAATACTGGCCAGTAAAACGTCCTAGGCCGTATTTACATAAAGAAGAGCTTAGTGAACCGCTCATTACAGGACAACGCATTTATGATATCTTCTTCCCCTCAGCAAAAGGAGGCCAATGTGCAATTCCAGGACCCTTTGGTTCAGGAAAGACAGTAACTCAGCAAGCAATTGCAAAATGGTGTGACGCACAAATTATCGTCTACATTGGTTGTGGGGAGCGAGGAAATGAAATGACTGAAGTACTTCGAGAATTCCCCCATCTCCAAGATCCAAAAACAGGTAAACCACTCATGGATAGGACAGTTCTTGTTGCAAACACTTCCAACATGCCCGTTGCTGCAAGAGAGGCTTCCATCTACACAGGAATGACTATTGCGGAATACTACCGAGATATGGGCTATGATGTGGCACTTATGGCAGACTCTACATCTCGCTGGGCTGAGGCAATGAGAGAAATTTCCGGCCGACTCGAAGAAATGCCAGGAGAAGAAGGATACCCTGCGTACCTTGCAACAAAACTAGCTCAATTCTATGAAAGAGCAGGAAAAGTAAAAACACTCAATGAAAAACAAGGATCCATAACTGTTATTGGTGCAGTAAGTCCTGCAGGAGGTGATTTTTCAGAGCCTGTTACTCAAAACACTCTAAAAATTGCAAAAGTTTTCTGGGCACTTGATGCCAAACTTGCTGCAAAAAGACATTATTGGGCAATAAATTGGCTTCAATCATACTCTTTGTACACAGATGAAACTGACAAATGGTATGATACGCATATCGGAGAAAAGTGGAGTGACTATCGTAAGCTTCTCATGTCCCTCTTACAACAAGAGTCATCCCTTCTTGAAATTGCACAACTTGTTGGAAAAGATAGTCTTCCTGAACAAGAACAATTTATCTTGCTCACAACAAGACTTATCCGCGAAGATATCTTACAACAAAACGCATTCAATGAAGTAGATATGTACTGTGATCCTAAGAAACAGTATGAAATGATGAAAAACATCGCAGCTTTTTTTGAAGAAGGAAAGCTAACCATAGCACAAGGCAAAAAAAGTATTCAAGAAATTGAACAAATGGATATCGTTGAAAAAATCGGACGAATGAAATACGAGGACATCTCAAAAGTAAGACAACTTTATGAAGAGATTTCGGAGGCGCTCAAATGA